One window of the Pyxicephalus adspersus chromosome 5, UCB_Pads_2.0, whole genome shotgun sequence genome contains the following:
- the FBXO15 gene encoding F-box only protein 15 isoform X2 yields the protein MATGRGWIFQQHKEHEHLQKHRFGSAPSMSSQSQTLEKLSIHKKALKGHSTSKSPIRNIYRKDINNSTKLCISQTSYISSIPSEILLKILSYLDPVSLLSAGCVSKQFFELSNDNVLWYKIYNLHMKKNLCWKSDSTHLVVKGLDETTITDKEPGYWKNNYIHELITGRIKRINTILKSAKKYNALGVPANMERTVKMSGLTWALTFKDDNGKETVIEQSDITFRDTSLTVYWNSYTWPVFQTLTTLQLHGITRIETDCLRPCKNGLRRLSLIAEYSLKDFKRSIRPVGQDVHVKLFYLDPGLMLGLWKKTPDIAFVMVTLHYHQLLEKSFWGTAKSPYIFPLHVPVLDDIDSEYGLHGYQLHIDLYSGSKTYFSRTFRGLFCKKEYIKNGNVKMTAIGLKNNRQHAPLVGKVDFLWKTPTFSGRIQNCFIMDVTLLDELETPYWCFCAPVQLQESKYSETLYDFMGQSFYMEYKDSVGKLFAELTWMKESEEYFIINLVLLLNTEKLNMYFGTNYADSPN from the exons CAAGAAAGCATTAAAAGGACACTCAACAAGCAAATCTCCCATTAGAAACATTTATAGGAAAGATATAAACAATTCCACAAAATTGTGCATCAGTCAGACTTCATACATAAGCAG CATTCCTTCTGAAATTCTCCTTAAAATCTTATCATATTTAGATCCTGTATCCCTATTGTCTGCTGGATGTGTCAGTAAGCAATTTTTTGAGCTTTCCAATGACAA tgtttTGTGGTATAAAATTTACAATCTACATATGAAGAAAAATCTTTGTTGGAAATCTGATTCTACACATTTGGTTGTGAAAGGATTAGATGAAACTACTATTACAGACAAAGAACCTGGCTATTGGAAGAACAACTATATCCATGAATTAATAActggaagaataaaaagaattaatacaattctaaaatctgctaaaaaatataatgcattggGTGTTCCAGCTAACATGGAAAGAACAGTGAA AATGTCTGGACTGACTTGGGCTCTTACTTTCAAAGATGATAATGGGAAAGAAACAGTAATTGAGCAATCCGATATTACTTTCAGAGATACCTCTCTTACCGTATATTGGAATAGTTATACTTGGCCTGTATTTCAAACCCTGACCACACTTCAACTTCATGGAATTACAAGAATTGAGACTGATTGTTTGCGTCCCTGTAAAAATgg GCTTCGAAGGCTTTCACTCATTGCTGAGTACAGTTTAAAGGATTTCAAAAGATCCATCAGACCCGTTGGGCAAGACGTGCatgtaaaactattttatctTGATCCTGGGCTAATGCTTGGCTTATGGAAg AAGACTCCTGATATAGCCTTTGTGATGGTGACTCTACATTATCATCAGCTGCTTGAGAAAAGTTTTTGGGGAACAGCAAAAAG TCCTTACATTTTCCCCCTACATGTTCCAGTCTTGGATGATATTGATTCAGAATATGGTCTTCATGGGTACCAACTCCATATTGATCTGTATAGTGGATCGAAAACTTACTTCAGTAGGACCTTTCGcggtttgttttgtaaaaaag aatacataaaaaatggtaaTGTAAAAATGACAGCCATAGGTCTTAAAAACAACAGGCAGCATGCTCCCCTCGTGGGCAAAGTGGACTTTTTGTGGAAGACCCCCACTTTTAGTGGCCGTATACAG AACTGCTTTATAATGGATGTCACTCTTTTGGATGAGTTAGAGACACCATACTGGTGCTTCTGTGCTCCAGTACAACTACAAGAAAGCAAATACTCAGAGACCCTTTATGACTTTATGGGACAAAGCTTTTACATGGAGTACAAAGACTCAGTAGGGAAGCTCTTTGCTGAACTTACGTGGATGAAAGAATCAGAGgaatatttcataataaacttggTCTTGCTCTTAAACACAGAAAAGTTGAACATGTACTTTGGAACAAACTACGct gattCACCTAACTGA